The genome window AAGCAACTTTAAAGACAGTGGTCAAAAGATCTCgatgaataattttttttgaaaagtatATACACTAAGAGAACGTAATATAATGGTTTTTATAGATGCACtgtaattataaatatatacttaatttgtaaaataGTTTAAGAGAAAGGTTAAAATTTTACTACAGATTGtagtttttaattaatgaatGAGTTAACTCGACACCTAAGAATGTTGCAGCATTTGCGGGGAATGATCTTAAAAGGGCAGGTCCGATACCGGGGAAGAATCCTTTCAATCCTCCTTTCGTAAAGtaaatttcttttgcaACAGAGACCATATTAACCCTTCCTCCGTTCAGCGTTTTCGTCGAGCCTGCTTGTAACTTGGTCTTTATTGTATCAATTGGGAAAACCACTACCCACATGGACATGCCCGCAATACCACCACTTAAACAAAcgtttaataaattaacttCATCTCCATTTGCGTTGTTATTTGAACTTCTTGAgttcaaaaatttctttGACACTTCGTAAGAACCAAAATACAATGCCGAACCAGGACCATCCCTTGCCAAGGTCGCTAATGAacctttaaataatgatttaacTCCTCCTTCTTTCACTATCCTTGTAGCCGCCGAGATCATGGAGGAATTTTTAACACCGGGCTGTTGTGTTTGCAACACAACTTTAATTCTTTCCGTTGGAGCGGTCACTAAAGTAGTTGGTATAGCGCTCAAGAACCCAGCCATTGCTAACTGGGGATTGGACAACGagttatttgaatttgatgaatcTGCTGTATAAGAGACAATTTTTTTACCTACATCGTAGCCCCAAAAGGAGACAGCGAAAATTGGAGTCACACCGACCAGTGGCGGTATGACACCTTTATAAAAACCTTTAAAATAGTTTATTGGATTGAATTTGATACGATTTTGGACCTGAACATCAAtaagaatttttttaatagcATCGACAGTAGAGCTAGCTTGATTATTCTGTAAACGAACCTTGACTAAATCGAACGGATGACCCGTCAGTACAGCACAAACACCCCCAACACCACCTGCCACTAAAGACCTAACATTTTCTTGCCATAAACTAGCTTCTTCTAAATATACTTCCTCGCTGGAGACGTCTGACATTTTGAGTTTGATTTTACTTTCAAATTTGCTTTCAGTTTTACATGAGACGCGATTACTAACAGCACAAGAACACACATGTACTTAAAcactttttatttatatacataacATATTACAGATAGCTATCATCATTGCGCCATCGATCCCAGTCACATCTACAATCAAAAGTGAATGACTTTATCTCCTGATAAGAAATTATACATCATTTAAATACATTGCACATTGTATATGCAATCATTAACTATCAGATATAATAGTCTCTTATTAGCGTATTGATAATCAATCCTAGACACTTAATGTGGCAAATATCACTTATCTTCGTTTCCCCACATCTTTATCCGACAGTATCGTTTTATTAGCTGACGGTAAATCCTTTGGAAATGTGGCCACAAAAACAAAgtcatatataaatgtgtgtgtgtgtgtctGCCTATAGGGAGATCCGTTTTCTTATCGCCGGCGATCCCCACTTCCTCATCGTTCTTCCACCCCTTAATCCCTGCCCCCCCTGATTCTACGAATTACAGAAATTACAgaaattctttattatataaagagCAAAGGTttaaaatgttattttattatgttATCTACTTTATTGTAATTCTAGTTAAGTCTCTCTGGCTAACGGTGAAACCTATTCCTATTTAGTTATCTACGCACATcttaattgatgaaatgTAATGATATGAAGTGTAATACTAAACTGgcaaatataaattcacCGAATGCACGACTCTTGGAGATGTGAGGGAACGGTTCCGTCAATTGTAGTCTTAAACTTATTAATAACACAAATTGACCAACGCAGAGAATGAAACTAGACAGAAATGCATTGAATGGGAATGTGCTCCTTATCAAAATCATGAAAACACATTGCAATGCAGCAAATATAACTAGaaacaaacaaaatatatcaatcaACATAATTCTCTTGTCTTCAGAAACTTGTTCGAAGTATGATTTCATTGAGAGACCCCATGCCTCCGAAAAATCTTTACTTATAGAGGAGTTAATTGGCTTTTGCGATACCACTGGCTTGGATTCTTCAACAGCCTCTGGAACTTCGACTGCTTTCTCAGTAGTCTTTTCCTTTTTATTAACTTGGACTTCTTTCTTAGCCATCTTCtgttttctttatctttttGTCTGTTTGCCTTTGATTGCTCCTTTGTCCCGTAGCTTATTCCTCTTTATGATGCGATGATAGTGTAACTAGCAGTAATAACTACTCATGAACTGTCTTTAAACAATATGTAGATGACCATTTatcatttgttaatttGTATAGTATCAATTACACATTAAAGTTACATAGAGTGTTCGTTAATTTCATAATATGTTTTTCgaacttttaaaatttcaaatttgtaGCTTCGCTCTTCTTGACGCTGGAACTcttaatatcaaattaagcctattttaaaaaagtGATGTATGTTACTGAATTGAAACTACATTTTAATTAGACTTCCTACGTATGTTCCGTTCAATGTATTATGATGAAGAATAGTATTGAATGGTAGACATCGAACACACGAAGTGCGTATACCATTTCGGAATTGTTGAAACTTTAAAGTGACTTTTGGTTTTtgagaaaatatatacGTGCCCGCTAGAGTCATCTTCGCATTGATAACAACTGTATAGTAATACTTTATCAAGATGACGGACGACGTGGTAGATACCTTAGCAGAAGATCTGAAAATATCAAAGGCTGTGGAAGCGTTGCATTTTAACTCTCCAACGAAACCGAAAAGTGAGAGTCTTAACACTACCAATaagaatgaaaatgaagcAAATAATTATGACGACAATGATGAcgaagaaaatgataatgacGACGATGACGACGACGATAATGACGACGAACATATTTACATCAATGAAGAAACTGAAACTGGAGTGGAAAGAATCTTGGTATCGAAAGCCCCTGAGGAACGAATAGTGCCGCCTCTAAACTTTTGTCCCGTAGAGAGATACCTTTATAGATCGGGACAGCCTTCTCCTGTAAATTTCCCTTTCCTATTGAATTTACATCTTAAGACAATTATATGGCTTGCCAATGAGGAACCACAGGATACTCTACTAGAATTCTGCGAATCAAACAATATTGAGCTGCAATTCGCTGCAATCAACCCAGATGCTGGAGAAGACGATAATCCATGGGATGGTTTAACGGAACACTCCATAATAAACGCCTTGAAAACTATTGTCGAAAAAAAGAACTATCCTATGCTCGTCTGCTGTGGTATGGGAAGACATAGAACTGGTACAGTTATTGGATGTTTGAGAAAATTAATGGCTTGGAACTTAGCCAGTGTTTCAGAAGAATATAGAAGATTCTCTGGTAGTCGAGGTGGCCGTATTCTAGTGGAACTTCTAATTGAAGCATTTGATACaaagttaataaaaattgagAAGGATAAAGCTCCCGATTGGTTATTGACTGCTGTGGAAAGTGACTAATCACGGTTACTTCAcacatataaataaataaaaaagaaatataaataacgTAGCACTTTATTAAGGTAAATACAACGATAAGAATAAAAGTTTTTATATGTTATTATCAAGGaatatattatgtatatgcAAAGTTAAcattaattttgtaattgcCACTCATTAACATTAATAGTGGTTAGCGAAAAACCTTGTCAACTAGCTCTCTCAATTTTCTAACACTTTCAAAAGATGCATTATTGATACTAGCAtgtaaattattacaaGATTTCTGTATACCATTAACATAGCCAACATTCCAGAGTTCATGATAGTCGTTTACGAATTTTCTTGGTAGCATATCATTCTCAATTGTGTTTACCAGATTTTGAAATGTTACAGGTAAAAATGTCTTCATAGTATAACATGCAAAGAAAACTGGAATGACCACTCTAGATGGTATAGAGGTTAATGTTTTCCCCATAAAGGAACTTTTAACTAGTGTGCCATTAATTCTACTCCAGTTCCTCTTATTTGTTAGGACTCTTCCTGTAAAAAAAGCAAGTAACGATAAAGTAGCACCTGGAACCAAGTCTTCCGAATTTTCCAAATCATCAGTCAATATATTGGAGTAAATGTATTTAGTAGCATTTTGTTTATCTTTTAATAGCTTTTCTTCCTGTGATTTTATTGACGAAGAATAAAATCTATACTTATCCACTACATCAGTTCTCCAACGATGGATCCAGCTTGTTAACTCTTTGGATTCTGTAACTTTTGATCCACTATCTAAAGTATAATTCACTagatcattattaatatcttgatcaatttttttaaatatgtttaAGTTActtgatttattatcagCGCTATCAGGTACGTTGACCTTATCCTTAGAAATAGGCACCTCctctttttcttcaataaaagATTGAACATTGTAAATGAACATAAATGGTTCTATAACTGCTATATAAAACGTGCTATTATTGAATGgtatctttaaattttatatattaaatgttACCAGTTTTCCTCATTCAATTCTAATCAAAGGATATAGAagtatatattcttttctaCTTTGGTTTATATACTATTGGATAGAGGTTATGGATGCCGCcaagttaaaaaaaaacaagaacataatatataaaggatACTTACTCTAAGAaaagttgaaaaaaaaaagtattttgtggaatgatttattatataattatagGCTATAGTTGCCATCATAGTTACTCATCAATTCATATTCTATGTTATCTctattatttatcaaagTGCCAATTTATCTAAAAAAACATGACAAAGTTTAAGTAACTTTGACTAAAGGATAACGCTCCTGTATGAAGTATACATCATCCCACAAAGTCCCGAAATAATAAGGAATAGATCAAAAACAAACGGTAATATGCtccaattatttttaattatccCCGGTAAACTACAttcatataaatttaacaacggtggatatatatataccaaAGGAATGCATGCTAGAGAACCAACTATTGCTACTAATTTATTCAGTTTGTCAGAGGTGATGTATCCAATAAGGCAAACAGTTGTAACTATCAGAAATCTTAATATAATCTTATACACTCTCAAATTTATGTGCTTTGTGCCTTGTGCCTCCGTGTCACTTTCAGAACATAGTATATCACTTTCTTCCAATACTTTTAAGTCTTCATCTGCTACagcaatttttttttttgtaaaaaGAAAGTCTTCTAATAATGAAGTCAATGAGAACAATTGCAAAGGTGTAGAAAGTAATATACCGATTGTGAaacaaacaataataatattgacaAAAATCCCAGGCGCAAAACtttgtaaaattattacCTTTATCTTTTCCCCATAACTCAAGTAGCCACAAGTTCcaataagaataaatattattgacaTTGTTAGCATCACTAGcaacaatatttttggGAAGTCTTTTGGAGAACTCATATTATTGTGAATTGGGATCAAAAGACCGACACCTTCAAAAGCATATATTGCTGTACCGATAAATAATGTCCACTCGTTTGAGTTGAAGAATAACATAACTCCAGGATCACTTTTTTTATCTGAGATTAAGATTAAATGATGTAAAGAATAAGATATAACTAATATTATTCCACATATAATTAGTACATTTGCAATTACCGCAGGTATTGTTAGGACTTCCATTCTAGAAATAAAACTCATTGCAAAATTGAACCCTagttgaaataaaattggaTAGATAATATTACATTCGTAGTTGGTCATATTGTAAACGACTTGgttaaaattttcaccaACAAATATGATATAGGCACTTGAAAATCCGATTTGTGTTAAGACCAATGAACCTAAAATTACATAACTCATCCATCGACCcagaatattattaccaatTTCTTGGAATGTATTGGCCTTCACCTTAgtctttaatttaataattatgaAGTAGCACCAATATGAATATAACCCAAAGATAACAATGAGAATGACAGAGAATACCAAACCACCTTTATGGAAGGCTGAAGGAAGTAATAAACTTCCTGTTCCAACAAATGactttaataataaaaaataagttTTCCAATTTGAAGTCCCTGTTCTCTGCTTGgtgtcattattatttaagttTTTAAATCCTTTTTCTGAATTGGTACTCATTTTACAAGCTTTTTACTTGAAATGACtacataaaataaatagaatTCAATTATGATTTTTGATACATCAATTGccatcaaaatatataccattatacaagaatataatttagttcttattaaaaattattttgtgacgttttatgttttctttttaaagCCAGcctttgaaaataaatcctgtcaatataaatttttgCAAACTCAAATAAATGTCATTGTTGcataatagtaataaaaTGTTAACAAGAAATTCTTAGTGAAAtaatcatattttaatttaattacacacagatatttatatataatacaattttattaggTTGAACAGTTTACATAATAGATCTTACATTGtcataaattcaaaaattgaaccCATATGAACATAACGACGGCCACaatcattcaaatatttctgaACGACATCATGATTTATTTGGAACAACTCTCTATTCTGTTCTGTAAGTGCATTGACTGTCAGTTCATTCAAAGGCTCTTTTGGAGCATGTATATCTCCAAATTGATATAGAGGTTTTAGTTCtctattttttatttttttacaGTCAAATAAGGAATCAAAATACAGTAGTTGattatataattgtttatCAGTGTAACGATATCTCATGACTCCAGTACAACCATCCATTAAACAACGTTTACCAAATACTGAAATTTGTCTTGTTACATTTCCACATGTTCTATCATCACAATGCAACCACCCTGCATAATATAGGGATATGTGTGATCTAATACATCTTTCCAATTGACTTGTAAATTGAATagttgaaaaaatatgttcACA of Tetrapisispora phaffii CBS 4417 chromosome 6, complete genome contains these proteins:
- the CRC1 gene encoding carnitine:acyl carnitine antiporter (similar to Saccharomyces cerevisiae CRC1 (YOR100C); ancestral locus Anc_2.184), translating into MSDVSSEEVYLEEASLWQENVRSLVAGGVGGVCAVLTGHPFDLVKVRLQNNQASSTVDAIKKILIDVQVQNRIKFNPINYFKGFYKGVIPPLVGVTPIFAVSFWGYDVGKKIVSYTADSSNSNNSLSNPQLAMAGFLSAIPTTLVTAPTERIKVVLQTQQPGVKNSSMISAATRIVKEGGVKSLFKGSLATLARDGPGSALYFGSYEVSKKFLNSRSSNNNANGDEVNLLNVCLSGGIAGMSMWVVVFPIDTIKTKLQAGSTKTLNGGRVNMVSVAKEIYFTKGGLKGFFPGIGPALLRSFPANAATFLGVELTHSLIKNYNL
- the OST2 gene encoding dolichyl-diphosphooligosaccharide-protein glycotransferase (similar to Saccharomyces cerevisiae OST2 (YOR103C); ancestral locus Anc_2.181) encodes the protein MAKKEVQVNKKEKTTEKAVEVPEAVEESKPVVSQKPINSSISKDFSEAWGLSMKSYFEQVSEDKRIMLIDIFCLFLVIFAALQCVFMILIRSTFPFNAFLSSFILCVGQFVLLISLRLQLTEPFPHISKSRAFGEFIFASLVLHFISLHFIN
- the OCA1 gene encoding putative tyrosine protein phosphatase OCA1 (similar to Saccharomyces cerevisiae OCA1 (YNL099C); ancestral locus Anc_2.180), which translates into the protein MTDDVVDTLAEDLKISKAVEALHFNSPTKPKSESLNTTNKNENEANNYDDNDDEENDNDDDDDDDNDDEHIYINEETETGVERILVSKAPEERIVPPLNFCPVERYLYRSGQPSPVNFPFLLNLHLKTIIWLANEEPQDTLLEFCESNNIELQFAAINPDAGEDDNPWDGLTEHSIINALKTIVEKKNYPMLVCCGMGRHRTGTVIGCLRKLMAWNLASVSEEYRRFSGSRGGRILVELLIEAFDTKLIKIEKDKAPDWLLTAVESD
- the MIC27 gene encoding Mic27p (similar to Saccharomyces cerevisiae YNL100W; ancestral locus Anc_2.178) — its product is MFIYNVQSFIEEKEEVPISKDKVNVPDSADNKSSNLNIFKKIDQDINNDLVNYTLDSGSKVTESKELTSWIHRWRTDVVDKYRFYSSSIKSQEEKLLKDKQNATKYIYSNILTDDLENSEDLVPGATLSLLAFFTGRVLTNKRNWSRINGTLVKSSFMGKTLTSIPSRVVIPVFFACYTMKTFLPVTFQNLVNTIENDMLPRKFVNDYHELWNVGYVNGIQKSCNNLHASINNASFESVRKLRELVDKVFR
- the AVT4 gene encoding Avt4p (similar to Saccharomyces cerevisiae AVT4 (YNL101W); ancestral locus Anc_2.177), whose translation is MSTNSEKGFKNLNNNDTKQRTGTSNWKTYFLLLKSFVGTGSLLLPSAFHKGGLVFSVILIVIFGLYSYWCYFIIIKLKTKVKANTFQEIGNNILGRWMSYVILGSLVLTQIGFSSAYIIFVGENFNQVVYNMTNYECNIIYPILFQLGFNFAMSFISRMEVLTIPAVIANVLIICGIILVISYSLHHLILISDKKSDPGVMLFFNSNEWTLFIGTAIYAFEGVGLLIPIHNNMSSPKDFPKILLLVMLTMSIIFILIGTCGYLSYGEKIKVIILQSFAPGIFVNIIIVCFTIGILLSTPLQLFSLTSLLEDFLFTKKKIAVADEDLKVLEESDILCSESDTEAQGTKHINLRVYKIILRFLIVTTVCLIGYITSDKLNKLVAIVGSLACIPLVYIYPPLLNLYECSLPGIIKNNWSILPFVFDLFLIISGLCGMMYTSYRSVIL